The Afipia massiliensis genome has a segment encoding these proteins:
- the rfbB gene encoding dTDP-glucose 4,6-dehydratase codes for MSHSSLSLLSPRPILVTGGAGFIGSNFIHSWLSAGGASVINLDKLTYAGNLGNLVSLSDATRYSFVSGDIGNSSLVGSILNHHKPVAVLNFAAESHVDRSIHGPEPFVMTNIVGTFRLLESVRAYWSDLEDDMRRDFRFLHVSTDEVYGSLLEDMNAFCESSQFQPNSPYAASKASSDHMVRAWQHTYGLPVITTNCSNNYGPRQFPEKLIPLIIHNALAGKPLPIYGDGLHVRDWLYVEDHCTAISTVLLNGKVGETYNIGGSVEMQNIEVVKTICRVLDETIPVGLRPFRGPETDSRLASYNELTTFVKDRPGHDRRYAIDSGKIQRELGWRAVETFETGIRKTVQWYLDNPEWVTDVQSGAYRNWINRQYG; via the coding sequence GTGTCTCATTCCAGCTTAAGCTTGCTGTCTCCACGGCCAATCCTGGTTACGGGAGGCGCGGGATTTATTGGTTCGAATTTTATCCATTCCTGGCTTTCAGCGGGAGGCGCATCAGTCATCAATCTAGACAAGCTAACCTATGCAGGAAATCTCGGCAATCTCGTGTCGCTCTCCGACGCGACCAGGTACTCTTTCGTTTCTGGCGATATTGGTAACAGCTCACTTGTCGGATCCATCCTGAACCATCACAAGCCTGTCGCTGTGTTAAATTTCGCTGCAGAGTCGCATGTCGACAGGTCTATCCACGGGCCCGAACCGTTTGTTATGACTAATATTGTCGGGACCTTTCGGCTGTTGGAGTCGGTGCGGGCTTACTGGTCAGATCTCGAAGATGATATGCGACGCGATTTTCGCTTTCTGCATGTGTCGACCGATGAGGTCTATGGATCGCTACTAGAAGACATGAATGCATTCTGCGAATCCTCCCAATTTCAACCTAATAGCCCTTACGCCGCGTCCAAGGCGTCATCTGATCATATGGTCCGTGCATGGCAGCACACCTATGGGTTGCCAGTGATCACGACAAACTGCTCAAATAATTACGGCCCTAGGCAATTTCCCGAAAAGCTTATCCCCCTGATCATTCACAATGCCCTCGCTGGTAAACCTCTTCCGATTTATGGAGATGGGCTGCATGTGCGTGATTGGCTCTACGTCGAAGATCACTGCACTGCTATCTCGACGGTGCTGCTGAACGGCAAAGTCGGAGAGACCTATAACATTGGGGGCAGCGTTGAAATGCAGAATATCGAGGTTGTAAAAACCATCTGCAGAGTACTCGATGAGACGATACCTGTTGGACTGCGACCTTTCAGGGGCCCGGAGACGGACTCTCGGCTTGCAAGCTACAATGAGCTAACAACCTTCGTGAAGGATCGACCAGGGCATGATCGCCGATATGCAATCGATTCAGGAAAGATCCAGCGTGAACTTGGGTGGCGCGCCGTTGAAACATTCGAAACCGGCATTCGCAAAACGGTCCAATGGTATTTGGACAACCCCGAATGGGTAACGGACGTACAAAGCGGCGCTTATCGCAATTGGATTAACAGGCAGTACGGATAG